The Siansivirga zeaxanthinifaciens CC-SAMT-1 region TAAAAAAAGTGCTAATAATAAAGTAATTTTCGTTTTCATTTTAATAATATTACGCTGTTAATCATATTTTCGTTTCTGGAACCATCTATCATTCAAAGATAAACTTAATTGGAAATTAATAAAATTCTCTTGTATTAAATTGCTATTAACTGTTCCTCTTTTTCCTATTTCTAATCCTAGGTTAGCATTCGAAAAGAAACTCCCAACCGGTATACCTAATCCAAAAGACATGCCAAACTCGTTTATTGACTCGTCTTTTATATTTAAACCAGTTTTTTCATAATGTAAACCGGCTCTGTAAACCAATCTTTTAAAGAAACTTGTAAAAGAATTGTACTCTGGAATATAAAAACCTCCTAAAGATAAACTTGTAGCATTTTCATATTTTGTGGTACTACTTGAATACAACGGATTTGAAAAATTACTGGTTTTTTGAAATTCTGTTTCTATACCCGCAAACCATTTTCTTGGCTCTCCAATACCAGCACCAAAGGCTAATTTAGAAGGCAATGTTAAATCGGTTCTTTTTAAACCCAAGCTTTCTAAATCGGTATCAATTTTATTCAACTCAAACTCTCTTCCTGTATTTGAGAAGGAAATAGTTGAGAATGAGCGCTGATTATTTGAGGTTAAATTACTCTCTGGAGTGTATGTTAACCCTGTTACTAACTCCAATTTTTCATTAAGCATTCTTTTGTAAGACAAGCCTAAATTAAGTGTTAAACCACTTAAATCCGATCTATTATTTTCTCTTGATTGGTATTGCGCTAAATTATTATCTGAATCGTAAATAAAGGATAATGTACTGTTTTGAATATTTCCAAAATTATAATCAAAATTTACACCAACACTTAAGTCTTTAGTAATTTGATACCCTAAACCAGCAAACACTTTATTTAATCCACCTTGACCTCTAAACCTGTTATCTACATCACCATTTGAATTAATAGATTCTAGTTTATATCCAACCGATGTGTAAGGCAATAATCCAAAACCAAAACCAAACTTACCAATTGGCACAGACATCGCTAAATAGTCGAAAGTACTCGACGATGTATTATCGCTTCCATTGTTGCTTTTTAAATTAACACTAGAATAACTACCACCAACAGTATATTTAACTGGCCTACTTTCGTTATTAAGGAAATCTAAATTTTTACCCGCATAAGAAGCTGGGTTTCTAAGATTCATATGAATACTATCTGTGTAAATACTTAAGCCACCCATACTTCTATTTTCTACAGTTCCTTTAAATTTAAGGCTTCCGATACCGTAAAAAGAGTAAGGAGAGGCTATACCCTCTTGCCCGTAACTTTTAATTGCAAAAACTGCAATAAAAATTAATACAAGTTTTTTAATCATTCGTTTGAATTATATTTTAAAATAAAGTTCAATCCCTTTAAAAGGAAATTGGAGTTCGCAAATATGCTACTTTTTAATTGTTTAGACAAGAAATTACTATCTCCTCCTGTTAAAATAACTGTTAAATCTGAAAATTCTTCCTTATAGGCTTTAATTACGCCATCAATTTCATTTAACACACCGTAAACAACGCCCGAATTTATGGCGTTTTTAGTCGAATTACCAATAAAGTGATCTGGCATTTCTGTTTCTAATAACGGTAAATTGGCTGTTAAATTATGTAATGCTTTGTAACGCATTCGAATTCCAGGCGATATAGCACCGCCTAAGTATTCGTTATTTGAGTTTACAAAATCGAAAGTTATACAAGTTCCAGCATCGATTACCAGTACATTTTTTGATGGAAATTCGCTAACGGCTGCACAAACAAGCGCCAATCTATCGACTCCTAAGGTTTTAGGTGTACTGTATAAGTTTCTAAACGGAAGCTTAACCGTAGGGTCTAATACTAATAAGTTAAAATTATTCTTGATTTTTAAAAAATCTTCATCGCTTAACTTAGCTACCGATGATATGATGGCACGCTTTATTTTTGGATATTCCGCTTTAATACTCGAAATTCTATTTTCTAGCTGAAGAACTTCAACTAACTCTCTATGCAGTAAGTCATTGTTTTTAAAAACGGCCAATTTAATAACCGTATTACCAACATCAATAATTAAATTCATAGTTTAAAAGCAGTAAAATTACAAAATGAAAAATTATTATAAGGCAGGTTATATGTATTATATTGATTATAAAACAGATATATTTTAACCACACGAAAATCTAAAAAATATTTATTTTTTTCAGCATTTTGTCTTGCGAATACCAAAAAAGGATTTATATTTGCAACCGCTTTACAGAGGTACCTTAGCTCAGTTGGTAGAGCAAAGGACTGAAAATCCTTGTGTCCCTGGTTCGATTCCTGGAGGTACCACTTAAAAATCCCGTAACATTTGTTTTCGGGATTTTTTTTTTGGTTGTATTCAAACATTAAATGTTTTATTGATTCATTGTCATGTCATGATCGTATTTACAACAGGCAGGTAAATTACTATAAGCTTCCTGGCTTCCTGCTAGGTTTTGAGTATCGTATCCAGAAGCTGCAATAGCGTTATGAATAGCTTCTGTTGTTGTTTTACTTTTATCAAAAGAAACATTAATTTTCTTTTTATCAACATCCCAAACGGCACTGGTTACACCTTCAACATCGTTTGCTGCCATCTCAATAGTTTTTTTACACATTTCACAGTTGCCACGAACTCCAAAACTAGCTTCCTGTATTGTCATGTTACTTGATGTTTCTGTTGTTTCGCTTGCTTGTTTTTGTTCATTTTTGCAGCCTAAAAGACTTATTGTTGCTACTACTGCTAAACTTAAAATTACTTTTTTCATGATTATAATATTTATACTTGTTATTCTATTATTTGTTTAACTTCTCCACATGTAATCATTGCATCTCCAAAATATGGATTTAAAATGGCTTCATCTTTACTCAACCAATAAGCGCCATTATTATCATTAGCCATAGGGCAAAATTCTACAAATACCTTTTCTTTAACCCCAAATACAGTAACTGCATTTTTTAATACCAGAGAAAGTTTTTTAAAATGATTTCTTTGCATTTTAATGTCTAATGATTTTGAAATGAAACTTGAAGTCGTTTTTATTTCATCCGCGAAAGCGAGCCATTGCTTCTTTACGTTTGCATCGTTTAATAACTTCCCATCTACCCCATTAAATGCTTCCAACAATTGGGTTGCAAATAGCTTTGCCTTTTCTGAATCATCACTAACTAAAGCATTTTTTATGCTGATGTAGTTATTATATACTTTTCTTAGTTGCTTTTGAAAATCCTCGGACACAGGCATTCTTTTTAATGGATTAGCTTCTGAAACCAATACATCCTGATTATTCGATTTATTTTCTTCAGATTGCTTTTCAGCTGAAGCATTCATCATCGATTTTTTACCTTGTAATTGGGCAGCAGCATCCACAGTAAATGTGCCATTGGTTACTATTTCTTCACCTGGCTTTAAACCAGAAACAACTTCGTATTGTTCACCTATTTTAGTTCCCAATGTAACGGTTCGCATTTCAAAAACGGGTGTGTTAGAATCTAATTTAACGTATACCAACGAGCGCGTACCTGTCCACATAACCGATGTCTCAGGTATGGTTAAAACAGGATTTTCTGTATTAACGTTTCCTTCAATTTTACCTTGAACAAACATACCTGGTTTAAAACTATTTTTTGAATTATTTAAAACCACTCTTAGTTTCACCGTTCTGGTATTTGTATTTAAAACAGGGTCTATAAAATCTACTGTTCCTTTAAATTCCTGATTAGGATTTGCGCTTGTAAAGAGTGAAACTTCCTGTCCTTTTTTAAACAAATTAATTTGACTCTCGTACACATCAAAATTTGCCCAAACCGTCTTTAAATTGGCAACTTTCAATAAGGGTTCACCTTGTTTTATGTAGTCGCCTTGCATCACTAATTTTTCGGTAACTGTGCCAGAAACTGTAGCATAAACAGGAACATTTTCTAAAATTTTTCCCGAAGCTTCAATTTGATTTATTTGGCTTTCAGATAATTTCCATAACTTTAATTTATTCCTAACGGCGCGATATAAATTGGGTTGAGAAGCTTTTAAAGATGCCGATGTCATTAATTCCTGTTGAGCGGCATACAATTCTGGCGAATATATGGTTGCTAACAATTGACCTTTATTTATACTTTCGCCTGTGGCATTAACATACAAGCGCTCAATTCTTCCTGAAAAATAACTTACTTGTACCGTGTTGGTTTCTTCATTTTCGGCAATTTTCCCACTTAAATTTACTGTGCTGTTATTTATCGTTCCTTCGCCAACAATAGAGGTTTGAATATTAGCCAATGCCATAGCGTTTTCTGTAAGTCGAAATTGGTCTGCCAACAAACCATCGCTATTACTTTGCACAGGAATTAAATCCATGCCACAAATGGGGCAATCGCCAGCTTCGGTTTTCATGATTTGAGGATGCATAGAACAGGTCCACATGTCGTTCGTGGCCGATACCTTATCATGATTATGATTTGTATCTTTTTCCGAAGAATTCCCAAATAAAAACCAGCCTAAAATTAACCCTAGGGCTAATATTGACAGATATATTACATACTTTTTCATATAACTAAATTTTTATATTTCTTAATCGTAACGCATTTGTTATTACAGAAACCGAGCTAAAACTCATCGCCAAAGCTGCTATCATGGGCGAAAGTAAAATTCCGAAAAAAGGAAACAATACACCAGCTGCAATTGGCACACCAATAGTGTTGTAAATAAGCGCAAAAAACAAGTTTTGTTTAATATTTCTCATAACGGCTTCACTTAAATGTCTGGCTTTTACAATGCCTTGCAGATCGCCTTTTACTAAAGTAATCATGGCGCTTTCAATGGCGACATCGGTTCCGGTACCCATAGCTATACCAACATCACTTTTTGCCAAAGCAGGCGCATCATTAATACCATCGCCTGCCATAGCAACTATTTTTCCTGCTTTTTGAAGTTTTTCAACTTCTTGCATTTTATGCTCTGGCAACATACTGGCATTAAAATCTTTTAACTGAAGTGTTTTAGCAACTGCCTGCGCTGTTTCATAATTATCGCCCGTAAGCATAACGACATCGATGCCTTTTTCCTGAAGCGCCTTTATAGCCTCGGCACTTGTTTTTTTTATTTTATCACCTATAATTACAAACCCCGAAACTTGGTTGTCAATGGATAAATAAGACACCGTTTTTCCTTCTTTTTGATGCGCTTTTGCTGCTGCTTCAATTTCAGGAAAAAGGTTGGCGTTGGCATGTGAAATCATTTTAGGGTTTCCTAAACTGATTTTCTTATTATTAACGATGCCTTCAACACCTTTTCCAGTTACGGCATTAAATTTTTCAACATTTAAAACATCAACATTTTGCGATTTACCATAATTTACAGTTGCCGAGGCCAGTGGATGCTCACTGTTACTGTTTAAAGCGACGATGTATTTTAAAATATCTGTGTCGGAGTAATCATCACTAAAAGACACCACCTTTTCAACGGTTGGTTTTCCCTCGGTTAAAGTTCCTGTTTTATCTATAATTAAAGTATGAACCCGATTCATTTTTTCGAGTGCTTCGGCATTTTTAATTAGCACGCCATGACTGGCGCCTTTACCAACACCAACCATTACAGACATGGGTGTTGCTAGTCCTAATGCACAAGGACACGCTATAATTAAAACCGCTATGGCATTTACCAAAGCATAAACATAAGCAGGATTTGGCCCCCAAACAGACCAAACAATAAAAGTTATTACAGATATAAGAACAACCACAGGCACAAAATACCCCGAAATTTTATCTGCTAAATTTTGAATGGGAGCACGACTTCTGCTCGCATCATTTACCATGTGTATAATTTGAGACAAAAGGGTATCGCCGCCAACCCTTTCGGCTTTCATTAAAAAAGATTGATTGCCGTTTATGGTTCCGCTACTTATTTTATCGCCTTCGGCTTTGTCTACTGGCAAAGGTTCGCCTGTAATCATAGATTCATCTATGCTCGCCTCGCCTTCTGTTATAACACCATCAACTGGAATTTTACCTCCTGGTTTTACTTTTAATATATCGTTTAATTCTATCGCATCTATTTTGACTTCAACCTCTTGCCCATCTTCAATTTTTATAGCCTTATTGGGTGCTAATTTTAATAGTTCTTTAACCGCCGAATTGGTTTTACTATGCGCTCGAGCTTCTAATAATTGTCCTAACAAAACGAGTGTTAATATTACCGTTGCTGCTTCGAAATAAACATGAACCGCACCCGATGCTGTTTTAAATTGCTCTGGAAAAAAATCTGGAAAAAACATACCAAAAACACTAAACAACCAAGCTACACCGGCTCCAATACCAATTAGCGTAAACATGTTTAAATTCCATGTTTTTATACTCTTATATGCTCTAACAAAAAACATCCAAGCGGTATAAAACACCACTGGAATAGACATTGAAAACTGCACCCAATTCCAATGTTTTTGCTCCATAATATCGTAAAGCGGATTATTAGGAATCATTTCGCTCATAGCTATTAAAAACACAGGCAATGTAAAGACTACAGACCACCAAAATTTATTTAATAGCGTTTTATAGGTTTTCTCTTCTGCCGTTAAATCTGGTTCTTTTGGCACTAAATCCATCCCACAAATAGGACACGCTCCAGCTTCATCTTTTTCAACTTCGGGATGCATTGGGCAGGTCCATACTTGAGAATTTGTGGACGATAAATTTTGTTCTTCAACTAAATCCATTCCGCAAACCGGACAATCGCCGGGTTTGTTGTATGTTTTTTCACCTTCGCAATGCATCGGACAATAAAACACACCCGTTCCTTGCCCTTTAGGTTTTTTATCAGATTTTTTTTCTGATGCATGCTTATGGTCTCCCGAGTTATGAATACTGTAACTACCGCCGTCATTTTTTAATGCTTCTTGAAAGGTTTCAATAGGAATATGCTGTTCCATTTCAATGGTTGCCTCTGCTTTTTCTAAATTTACCGACGCGTTAGAAACACCTTTTAATTTTGACAATGTAGACTCTACATGGCTTCTACAACCATTACAAGACATGCCGTGTATGTGATATGTATGTTTCATTAGTATGCTGTTAAATAATTAATAATTGTTGTTTGTAAATAATAGCTTTGGATGGCTTCTATTTGATTCATTTGAAACTTTAATTGCAACTCCTGAATATCTAAAACATCATTAAAATCAATGGTTCCCGTTTCGTAGCTTTTAATTAAAATAGATTCGGCGTCCTTGGCTTGTTTTAAATTTTTAGTTTGCGTTTCGTAGCTTATTCTAGCAGAATTTCTATCGTTAACTGCCTTGTCCAAAAGTATTTGCAAGCTATTTAAACGGGCTTGCTTTTGTACTGAAATTTCTTGTTGTTGCAACGCGTTTTGTTTGGTTTGCGATTTATATTTTTTATTAAAAATTGGAATAGAAACCGAAACCATTGGCATGATAATATCTTTACCATTATCGCTAAAGTCCATATTGGGTCGCTTGTTAACATTAATATAATCTAAACCAAAACCAATCATGGGGCTACTTTCTTTTTGATTTAATAATTCCGATTGTTCAACAGAAGCGTAAAGCTTATCAAACTTCAATAATTCGGGATGGAATTCTAGGCGGTCTTCGTTTAATTCTATAGCTTCATTAGGCAGAAATAACGTATCAATAACTTTTATTTTATTCGATTTCTCCCGATTTAAAAGCTTGTTAAAATTGGTTTGTTCAGATAAAAACTGCTGCTGTAAAACTTTTAGTAATTGTTCCATTTCATTTTGGCGCATTTGCAATCGCAATACATCAACTGCTGAAGCTTTTCCAACTTCAACCGAAGTTAACGCTAAAGTTTCATAGGTTTTTAGGAGTTTAATATTATCCTTTAAAATGGCTTGTTTTGCTTTGTTTCCATATAAATTGTAATACGATTGGGAAACAGAAGCAATTAACTTTCGTTTGGCAATAACAATGTCTTCGTATTTTGAATCGGCCAATGAACTAACATAATTTTCTCTGGCAGTAATATTGCCAAACCAAGGTAACATTTGTTTTGCAGACACTTTAAATCGCTGGGCACCGGTTCTTGTTTCTGGTTCACTAACAAAATAGCCTACTCCTAATTCTGTGTTAGGTATGTTATTGACTTCATTTACTTTTTCTGATGCAATTTTATACTGTAATTCAAATTTTTGAATTTCCGGGTTGCTAAACAAAGCTTCATCTAGATAAGTTTCTAGTTGCTGAGAATTACCTTCTAAAAAAAAGAAAATAAAGGCAAAAATCAAGATGGTGTTTATATTCAATTTTAAATATTTCATTTTGATACTTTATTAATTTCTAACTCCTTTTTCCAACTAAATAAAACAGGTACAATAAAATAAGAGCTTATATCTATAATCATTCCGCCAAAAATGGGGATAGCCATAGGAATCATGATATCGCTTCCCCTGCCAGTTGATGTTAACACAGGTAACAAGGCCAAAACGGTGGTAACGGTTGTAATTAAGCAAGGTCGAATACGTTTGCTTGCAGCTGTTAAAGTTGCATGATAAATTTGCTTTTTAGTTGAAGGTTGCTCTTTTTTAAAGGTTTGCGTTAAATAAGTCGCCATAACAACACCATCGTCTGTAGCTATTCCGAATAAAGCTATAAATCCCACCCAAACGGCGACACTTAAATTGATGGTTTTCATATTGAAGAGGTCTCGCATATTTTCGCCAAACAAACTAAAATTTAAAAACCACTCCTGTCCATACAACCAAATCATAATAAAACCACCAGCAAAGGCGACTGTGATTCCTGTAAAAATCATGAGCGATGTGCTTACCGATCTAAATTGAAAATACAGAATTAAAAAAATAATTATTAGCGCCAATGGAATTACAACCGACAATGTTTTTTCTGCACGTAATTGGTTTTCGTAAGTTCCTGTGAATTGATAATTAATTCCTTTGGGAACTTCCAATTCACCTGAATCGATTTTCTTTTGAATTAATGCTTGTGCATTTTCAACGACATTTACTCCTGCATAACCATCTAACTTATCGAACAATACGTAACCAACTAAAAAGGTATCTTCACTTTTAATTACCTGTGGCCCTTGCTCGTATTTAATCGTTGCCAATTCTGTTAAAAGTACCGGACTGCCATTGGAAACAGGAACATAAATTTGTTCTAAATCTTTAGGGTTTGCACGCAATTCTCTGGGGTAGCGTACACGAACGCCATAGCGTTCTCTGCCTTCAACGGTTTGAGTTAGCACCATACCGCCAACAGCAACTTTTAAAATATTTTGAACTTCTTCAATAGTAACCCCATATCTTGCAATTTTTTCTCTATCAATATCAATTAACAAATAAGGCTTACCAACAATTCTATCTGCAAAAACAGCTTCTTTTTTTACGCCTTCAGCGTCCTTTATAATTGTCTCTAACTGAATACCAAAGGCTTCAATTTGTTTTAAATCTTGCCCTTTTACTTTTATTCCCATGGGAGCACGCATGCCTGTTTGCAACATTACCAAACGGGTTTCAATAGGTTGTAATTTAGGTGCCGAAGTCACTCCTGGCAATTTGGTAACTCTAACTATTTCATTCCAAATATCGTCGGGAGATTGTATTTCTGGTCGCCAGTTACGAAAGAATTCCCCATTATTGTCTTCTATTAATTGAGTCCTATCAACAGGAATAAAAATACCTTTATCGGAGTTATTCGGATTAGCAATAAAACGACCATCTGTTAATTCAAATAAACCATCGGTATTTACCTTATACCGCTGGCGTTCGCCTTTTTCATTCAACATATATTCTGGTTTATATTGAATTATATTTTCGTACATCGATAAAGGTGCAGGATCGAGAGCCGATTCTGTTCGACCTGCTTTCCCAACGACGGTTTTTATTTCTGGAATACTGGCAACTGCCATATCTAACTGCTGTAAAACGCGCTTATTTTCTTCTACACCAGCATGAGGCATTGAGGTTGGCATCAATAAAAAGGAGCCTTCATTTAAAGAGGGCATAAACTCTTTACCAGTATTTTTCATTATAAAAAATCCAAAAACAACAAGGGTTGTTGGAATACATAAAAAAAGGAATCGGTTATGTAAAGCCCAATTTAAAATTATGGTGTAATATTTCTGAAATACAATAAATACACCTAACAATCCGAAACAAATAACACTTACAAAAATTACATTTAAAAGGATGTTCTTATCAACTCCCAATGGTCGCCAATATTCGGCTAAAAGCAATACAATAGCCAAAGCAGCCATTGAAATATTTACAAGATTTTTTGAAATTAAAAAATGATAATTATAAAATGATGCTTTTATTTCTGATGTATTAAGATAAAGAGATAACACCGCTACAACTCCAAAACCAACGAGTAAAACTCCAATCCAATACCCCGAAACCACAACCAGAATACCCAAAACAATCCATACGGAATTTAAAATAAAACGCATACGTTTTCTAATAGTTCGCTTTTTGAAAATGGAAGCTGCAAAGGGCGGAATTAAAAATAAGGCAATAAATAAGGCAGCAATAAGGGCGAATGTTTTGGTAAAAGCTAAAGGTCTGAAAAGTTTTCCTTCGGCGCCTATCATTGTAAACACAGGTATAAAACTTATTATGGTAGTCATTACCGCGGTAACAATTGCTCCTGAAACTTCAGCTGTAGCGTTGTAAACTAGGTTGTTTATAGGAAGATGCGCTTCATCTTCATCCATGTGTCTTATAATATTTTCTGATAAAATTACGCCAACATCTACCATAGTTCCAATGGCAATAGCAATACCCGAAAGTGCTACAATATTGGCATCTACATTAAATAGTTTCATTGTAATAAAAACCATGAGTACAGCAACTGGTAACAAACCAGATATTAAAACCGAAGCACGCAAATTAAATACCATAACAATAATTACAAGAATGGTAATTAGTATTTCTAAAGTTAGGGCTTCATTAAGCGTTCCTAAAGTCTCTTGAATAAGTTCTGTTCTATCGTAAAATGGCACTATGGTAAGTTGAGATATGCTGCCATCACTTAATGTTTTACTTGGTAAACCAGAGGCTAATTCAGTAATTTTATCTTTTACATTATTAATTACTTCCAAAGGATTTGCGCCATAACGTGCTACAACAACCCCACCAACAACTTCTGCGCCTTCTTTATCCAAAATTCCTCTTCTTGCAGCTGGTCCTAAAGAAACCTTTGCTATGTCTCTTATTTTAATAGCTGTGAAATCTTTGGAAGTGACTACTGTATTTTCTATATCTGAAACCGATTTAACATAACCCAATCCACGTACTAAATATTCGGCTTGATTGATTTCTAAAGTTTGAGCACCAATATCTTTATTACTCTCTTTTACAGCCTTAACAACCTGATTTAAACCAATATTATATTGACGCATTAATTCTGGATTGACATCAATTTGATATTCCTGAACGTAACCGCCAATAGATGCAACCTCTGAAACGCCACTTGCTGAAGACAAAGCATATTTAACGTAATAATCTTGAATACTACGGAGTTCCTGTAAATCCCAACCGCCTGTAACAGTACCGTTTTTATCACGCCCTTCTAAAGTATACCAAAAAATCTGACCTAAACCAGTAGCATCTGGTCCCAATGAAGGGTTAACACCTTCCGGAAGCACATTGCTAGCCAGAGAATTTAATTTTTCGAGAATACGACTCCGACTCCAGTAAAATTCAACATCTTCCTCAAAAATGATATAAATACTCGAGAAACCAAACATCGATGAACTGCGAATGGTTTTAACTCCCGGAATTCCCAATAAAGAGGTCGTTAAAGGGTAGGTTATTTGGTCTTCAATATCTTGAGGTGAACGGCCGTCCCATTTGGTAAACACAATTTGTTGGTTTTCACCAATATCTGGGATAGCATCTACCGCAACCGGATTGCTAGGCAAAAAGCCAGTATCCCATTTAAATGGTGCATTTACTGTTCCCCAACCTATAAAAAGGATGATTAACAATACCGCAATGAGCTTGTTTTCTATTAAAAATTTGATGCTTTTATTTAGCATTTATTCTGATTTTTAAACAATTAGACATGAGTATTATGAAAATACCGAATACAGAAATTTATCCTCAAGAAAATCACAGGATAAAATCGTCTATTGTTTAAAATCAAATTAAATAAGTCTCATCAAGCTTGAAGATTTGCCTGATAACAAGGGGTGGTTTATATGTTTGAAAAGAAATAACTTCCTTATCTAGCAGCTGGAAAAGATTATTGTAAGTTTCAACAAAAGCTAAAATGAATACTTGCTGATTGAAAGAAATTTTATCTAAGGTTAATTGTAATTCATCTTGCCCATCAATTACAATTTGTTTATCGCTGCAGCAATTCTTTTTTGTTAATTCACAATCTTTCGATTCTGTTTTTTGTGTGTCCATGCCACAGCCTTTTACTTTGTGAAAAATAGCTGTTTCAACCAACTTATCGGCACAATAATGCATATCAATAGTAAACGACATTGTAGAAAATAAAACTACAAACGCCATTAAAATAGATGTGCTTTTATGTAAAAATTGTTTCATAACTTATGTAAAGTTACGTATTTTTTGAATTACAAGTAATTTTTAACAGAAGTTTAAACTTAAAATTGAATGTTTATAAATTGGCTAATCAATAACAACGCGCTTTTTAATAGAAAATGTAGGATAGTTTATATTTAGAACATACACTCAAGAAGCTAAATCATCTATTTTTAGTTTATTAGTTCCAGTATGTATGTTTTTTAACATTTTTTACTTGTAGACCTATATAAATAAAGTACTCCTACAGTTTCCTC contains the following coding sequences:
- a CDS encoding membrane protein, which encodes MIKKLVLIFIAVFAIKSYGQEGIASPYSFYGIGSLKFKGTVENRSMGGLSIYTDSIHMNLRNPASYAGKNLDFLNNESRPVKYTVGGSYSSVNLKSNNGSDNTSSSTFDYLAMSVPIGKFGFGFGLLPYTSVGYKLESINSNGDVDNRFRGQGGLNKVFAGLGYQITKDLSVGVNFDYNFGNIQNSTLSFIYDSDNNLAQYQSRENNRSDLSGLTLNLGLSYKRMLNEKLELVTGLTYTPESNLTSNNQRSFSTISFSNTGREFELNKIDTDLESLGLKRTDLTLPSKLAFGAGIGEPRKWFAGIETEFQKTSNFSNPLYSSSTTKYENATSLSLGGFYIPEYNSFTSFFKRLVYRAGLHYEKTGLNIKDESINEFGMSFGLGIPVGSFFSNANLGLEIGKRGTVNSNLIQENFINFQLSLSLNDRWFQKRKYD
- a CDS encoding type III pantothenate kinase, encoding MNLIIDVGNTVIKLAVFKNNDLLHRELVEVLQLENRISSIKAEYPKIKRAIISSVAKLSDEDFLKIKNNFNLLVLDPTVKLPFRNLYSTPKTLGVDRLALVCAAVSEFPSKNVLVIDAGTCITFDFVNSNNEYLGGAISPGIRMRYKALHNLTANLPLLETEMPDHFIGNSTKNAINSGVVYGVLNEIDGVIKAYKEEFSDLTVILTGGDSNFLSKQLKSSIFANSNFLLKGLNFILKYNSNE
- a CDS encoding heavy-metal-associated domain-containing protein, producing the protein MKKVILSLAVVATISLLGCKNEQKQASETTETSSNMTIQEASFGVRGNCEMCKKTIEMAANDVEGVTSAVWDVDKKKINVSFDKSKTTTEAIHNAIAASGYDTQNLAGSQEAYSNLPACCKYDHDMTMNQ
- a CDS encoding efflux RND transporter periplasmic adaptor subunit, which produces MKKYVIYLSILALGLILGWFLFGNSSEKDTNHNHDKVSATNDMWTCSMHPQIMKTEAGDCPICGMDLIPVQSNSDGLLADQFRLTENAMALANIQTSIVGEGTINNSTVNLSGKIAENEETNTVQVSYFSGRIERLYVNATGESINKGQLLATIYSPELYAAQQELMTSASLKASQPNLYRAVRNKLKLWKLSESQINQIEASGKILENVPVYATVSGTVTEKLVMQGDYIKQGEPLLKVANLKTVWANFDVYESQINLFKKGQEVSLFTSANPNQEFKGTVDFIDPVLNTNTRTVKLRVVLNNSKNSFKPGMFVQGKIEGNVNTENPVLTIPETSVMWTGTRSLVYVKLDSNTPVFEMRTVTLGTKIGEQYEVVSGLKPGEEIVTNGTFTVDAAAQLQGKKSMMNASAEKQSEENKSNNQDVLVSEANPLKRMPVSEDFQKQLRKVYNNYISIKNALVSDDSEKAKLFATQLLEAFNGVDGKLLNDANVKKQWLAFADEIKTTSSFISKSLDIKMQRNHFKKLSLVLKNAVTVFGVKEKVFVEFCPMANDNNGAYWLSKDEAILNPYFGDAMITCGEVKQIIE
- a CDS encoding heavy metal translocating P-type ATPase encodes the protein MKHTYHIHGMSCNGCRSHVESTLSKLKGVSNASVNLEKAEATIEMEQHIPIETFQEALKNDGGSYSIHNSGDHKHASEKKSDKKPKGQGTGVFYCPMHCEGEKTYNKPGDCPVCGMDLVEEQNLSSTNSQVWTCPMHPEVEKDEAGACPICGMDLVPKEPDLTAEEKTYKTLLNKFWWSVVFTLPVFLIAMSEMIPNNPLYDIMEQKHWNWVQFSMSIPVVFYTAWMFFVRAYKSIKTWNLNMFTLIGIGAGVAWLFSVFGMFFPDFFPEQFKTASGAVHVYFEAATVILTLVLLGQLLEARAHSKTNSAVKELLKLAPNKAIKIEDGQEVEVKIDAIELNDILKVKPGGKIPVDGVITEGEASIDESMITGEPLPVDKAEGDKISSGTINGNQSFLMKAERVGGDTLLSQIIHMVNDASRSRAPIQNLADKISGYFVPVVVLISVITFIVWSVWGPNPAYVYALVNAIAVLIIACPCALGLATPMSVMVGVGKGASHGVLIKNAEALEKMNRVHTLIIDKTGTLTEGKPTVEKVVSFSDDYSDTDILKYIVALNSNSEHPLASATVNYGKSQNVDVLNVEKFNAVTGKGVEGIVNNKKISLGNPKMISHANANLFPEIEAAAKAHQKEGKTVSYLSIDNQVSGFVIIGDKIKKTSAEAIKALQEKGIDVVMLTGDNYETAQAVAKTLQLKDFNASMLPEHKMQEVEKLQKAGKIVAMAGDGINDAPALAKSDVGIAMGTGTDVAIESAMITLVKGDLQGIVKARHLSEAVMRNIKQNLFFALIYNTIGVPIAAGVLFPFFGILLSPMIAALAMSFSSVSVITNALRLRNIKI
- a CDS encoding TolC family protein, translated to MKYLKLNINTILIFAFIFFFLEGNSQQLETYLDEALFSNPEIQKFELQYKIASEKVNEVNNIPNTELGVGYFVSEPETRTGAQRFKVSAKQMLPWFGNITARENYVSSLADSKYEDIVIAKRKLIASVSQSYYNLYGNKAKQAILKDNIKLLKTYETLALTSVEVGKASAVDVLRLQMRQNEMEQLLKVLQQQFLSEQTNFNKLLNREKSNKIKVIDTLFLPNEAIELNEDRLEFHPELLKFDKLYASVEQSELLNQKESSPMIGFGLDYINVNKRPNMDFSDNGKDIIMPMVSVSIPIFNKKYKSQTKQNALQQQEISVQKQARLNSLQILLDKAVNDRNSARISYETQTKNLKQAKDAESILIKSYETGTIDFNDVLDIQELQLKFQMNQIEAIQSYYLQTTIINYLTAY